The Humulus lupulus chromosome 3, drHumLupu1.1, whole genome shotgun sequence genome window below encodes:
- the LOC133822457 gene encoding agamous-like MADS-box protein MADS4, translating into MGRGRVELKRIENKINRQVTFAKRRNGLLKKAYELSVLCDAEVALIIFSNRGKLYEFCSSSSMLKTLERYQKNNYGAPEPNVSTREALELSSQQEYLKLKARYETLLRNHRNLMGEELGNLSSKELESLERQLDMSLKQIRSTRTQCMLDQLTDLQRKEHFLNETNKNLKQKLVEGYQLSSLQLNPSADDYGRQPLQQQGHHDVFYHPLECEPTLQIGYQTDTISVVTAGPSVNNYLPAGWLP; encoded by the exons ATGGGAAGAGGGAGAGTAGAGCTGAAGAGGATTGAGAACAAGATCAACAGGCAAGTGACCTTTGCAAAACGAAGGAATGGGCTTTTGAAGAAAGCCTATGAGCTTTCTGTTCTATGCGATGCTGAGGTTGCTCTCATCATCTTCTCCAATAGAGGAAAGCTGTACGAGTTTTGCAGTAGTTCAAG CATGCTGAAAACACTTGAAAGGTATCAGAAGAACAACTATGGAGCTCCGGAGCCTAACGTGTCTACAAGAGAAGCCCtg GAGCTGAGTAGCCAACAGGAGTATTTGAAGCTAAAAGCACGCTATGAAACCCTACTAAGGAATCACAG AAACCTTATGGGAGAAGAACTAGGAAACTTAAGCAGCAAAGAGCTCGAGTCACTTGAAAGGCAGTTGGATATGTCACTGAAGCAGATTAGATCAACGcgg ACCCAATGCATGCTAGATCAGCTCACAGATCTTCAGcgtaaa GAACACTTCCTCAACGAAACTAATAAGAACCTGAAACAAAAG CTGGTGGAAGGGTACCAACTAAGTTCACTCCAACTGAATCCGAGCGCCGACGACTATGGCCGGCAACCCCTTCAACAGCAGGGTCATCATGATGTGTTTTATCACCCTTTGGAGTGTGAGCCCACATTACAAATTGG ATATCAGACAGATACAATATCAGTTGTGACAGCAGGTCCAAGCGTGAATAACTACTTGCCAGCAGGGTGGTTGCCCTGA